One segment of Pseudomonas sp. FP2196 DNA contains the following:
- a CDS encoding DUF1826 domain-containing protein: protein MLALKLQQNRTRHQHQGPTPEVLTSILEDDTNLAVWQRHLPLHIADFAHLLLSLNEPLAESLCLELSDEEAEPDLTGLALGFRDLQGYDGFIADLKWLVSAFACLLGARRIGLRLRVLDKAMCPRFHVDHVPVRLITTYAGVGSQWLREGAMDRQQLGQANAEPQEAGQIQQLASADVALLKGEKWHGNEGYGLIHRSPQPVPGERRLMLTLDWLG from the coding sequence ATGCTCGCATTGAAACTCCAGCAAAACCGCACACGCCATCAGCATCAAGGGCCGACGCCCGAAGTGCTGACAAGCATCCTTGAGGACGACACCAACCTCGCTGTCTGGCAGCGACATTTGCCGCTGCACATCGCCGATTTCGCTCACCTGCTGTTGTCACTCAACGAGCCTCTGGCCGAGTCGCTGTGCCTGGAGTTATCCGACGAGGAGGCAGAGCCGGATCTTACCGGGCTCGCCTTGGGATTTCGCGATCTGCAAGGCTATGACGGCTTTATCGCTGATCTGAAATGGCTCGTGAGTGCCTTCGCGTGTCTGCTCGGCGCCCGGCGGATCGGCCTGCGCCTGCGGGTATTGGATAAAGCCATGTGCCCACGCTTCCACGTCGATCATGTGCCGGTGCGGCTGATCACCACCTACGCGGGAGTCGGCAGCCAGTGGCTCAGGGAAGGCGCAATGGATCGTCAACAACTGGGCCAGGCCAACGCCGAGCCTCAGGAAGCAGGGCAGATCCAGCAACTCGCAAGCGCTGATGTGGCGTTATTGAAAGGCGAAAAATGGCACGGGAATGAAGGCTACGGCCTGATCCATCGCTCGCCGCAACCGGTTCCCGGCGAGCGCCGGCTGATGCTGACCCTGGACTGGCTTGGCTAA
- the zigA gene encoding zinc metallochaperone GTPase ZigA, whose translation MSAALPVTVLSGFLGAGKSTLLNYVLRNRNGLRVAVIVNDMSEINIDGSEVQRDVSLNRAEEKLVEMSNGCICCTLREDLLEEVSKLAREGRFDYLLIESTGISEPLPVAETFTFRDEQGQSLADIARLDTMVTVVDGVNFLLDYQAAESLASRGETLGEEDERSITDLLIEQIEFADVLLISKIDLISQHEREELIAILKRLNAHAEIIPMVMGEVPLEKILNTGRFDFEKAAQSPGWLQELRGEHVAETEEYGIASTAYRARRPFHPQRFFSFIDRPWLNGKLLRSKGFFWLASKPTDAGSWSQAGGLMRHGFAGRWWRFVEKNQWPQDEESTAAIMENWTPSVGDCRQELVFIGQNMNFLQLSAELDGCLLTDDEMAIGVEGWRLLPDPFGPWHEEAA comes from the coding sequence ATGTCAGCCGCACTGCCCGTCACCGTTCTTTCCGGATTTCTCGGCGCTGGAAAAAGTACACTTTTGAATTACGTACTACGTAATCGCAATGGTTTGCGCGTAGCCGTTATCGTCAATGATATGAGTGAGATCAACATCGATGGCAGCGAAGTCCAGCGTGATGTCAGCCTGAACCGCGCAGAAGAAAAACTCGTGGAAATGAGCAACGGCTGTATTTGCTGTACGTTACGCGAAGACCTGCTCGAAGAAGTCAGCAAGCTCGCTCGCGAGGGTCGCTTCGATTACTTGCTGATCGAGTCCACCGGCATTTCCGAGCCGCTGCCGGTGGCAGAGACCTTCACCTTTCGCGATGAACAGGGACAAAGCCTCGCCGACATCGCGCGCCTGGACACTATGGTCACTGTAGTCGACGGCGTGAATTTCCTGCTCGACTACCAGGCTGCCGAAAGCCTCGCCTCTCGCGGTGAAACCCTGGGTGAAGAGGACGAACGCTCCATCACCGATTTGCTGATCGAGCAGATCGAGTTTGCCGATGTACTGCTCATCAGCAAGATTGATCTGATCAGCCAACATGAGCGTGAAGAGCTGATCGCCATCCTCAAACGCCTCAACGCCCACGCCGAAATCATTCCTATGGTGATGGGCGAAGTGCCGCTGGAGAAGATCCTCAACACCGGCCGTTTCGACTTCGAGAAAGCCGCGCAATCGCCCGGTTGGCTACAGGAGTTGCGCGGTGAGCACGTCGCGGAAACCGAGGAGTACGGCATTGCTTCCACCGCCTACCGCGCGCGCCGACCCTTTCACCCGCAGCGCTTCTTCAGCTTCATCGACCGCCCATGGCTGAACGGGAAACTGTTGCGCTCCAAAGGTTTCTTCTGGCTCGCGAGCAAGCCCACAGACGCAGGCAGTTGGTCGCAGGCGGGGGGGTTAATGCGCCATGGTTTTGCCGGGCGCTGGTGGCGGTTTGTGGAGAAAAACCAGTGGCCGCAGGATGAGGAAAGCACCGCCGCCATCATGGAAAACTGGACCCCGAGTGTCGGAGATTGTCGCCAGGAACTGGTTTTCATCGGCCAGAACATGAATTTCCTACAGCTCTCTGCCGAACTGGATGGGTGTCTGCTGACCGATGATGAAATGGCGATCGGCGTAGAAGGCTGGCGATTGCTGCCGGATCCGTTCGGCCCTTGGCACGAAGAGGCCGCCTGA
- a CDS encoding glutamine synthetase, which translates to MKIALKCSFLSLVMVAATSAWAQMPALATCTRSANLLACVDAEGNAYSVNTIGNTLYLRGFEKSGQRYWAQTNSRFGQMTFFTGIASDGEAWVGYTRRVGWTTINRFSTSGGSSSKFTCSRITGC; encoded by the coding sequence ATGAAAATTGCGCTGAAATGCTCGTTTTTGAGCCTTGTAATGGTGGCCGCCACTAGCGCTTGGGCACAGATGCCCGCGCTCGCTACCTGCACACGCAGCGCCAATCTGCTGGCCTGCGTGGATGCCGAAGGCAATGCATACAGCGTCAACACGATCGGCAATACGCTTTACCTGCGCGGTTTCGAAAAGTCTGGTCAGCGCTACTGGGCGCAAACCAATAGTCGATTCGGACAAATGACATTCTTTACCGGTATCGCCTCCGACGGCGAAGCGTGGGTGGGCTACACGCGCCGGGTGGGCTGGACGACCATCAACCGCTTTTCCACCTCGGGAGGCAGCAGCTCGAAATTTACCTGTAGTCGAATCACCGGCTGTTAG
- a CDS encoding N-acetylmuramoyl-L-alanine amidase, which translates to MHRRHLLNLILASVAFAFPFGASASEIRNARLWRSDEKLRMVLDLSGPVRYKTFTLSAPERLIIDVSSANLTADFSQLALSNTVIRSIRSGRFGQAYTRIVLDLNRPVLLNSFLLAPQDGQGHRLVLDLVSANQSPISVKVPRETPPGKAHPKRNIIVVVDPGHGGKDPGAVGARGEREKDVVLSIAQLLAKRLKKEKGFDVKLVRNDDFFVPLRKRVEIARQHKADIFISVHADAAPRLTASGASVYCLSEGGATSATARFMAQRENGADLLGATSLLNLKDKDPMLAGVILDMSMSATIAASLQLGSTILGSLAGITTLHQKRVEQAGFAVLKSPDVPSILVETGFISNVRDSQRLVTARHQQAVADGLFEGLQRYFQKNPPIDSYLAWQQEQQKTQV; encoded by the coding sequence ATGCACAGACGCCACTTGCTCAATCTCATTCTGGCCAGCGTGGCCTTCGCCTTTCCTTTTGGTGCATCAGCATCAGAAATCCGCAACGCGAGACTTTGGCGTTCGGATGAAAAGCTGCGAATGGTGCTCGACTTAAGCGGTCCGGTTCGCTACAAAACCTTCACGTTAAGTGCTCCGGAACGGCTGATTATTGATGTGAGTAGCGCGAATCTAACAGCTGATTTCAGTCAACTGGCGCTTAGCAACACGGTCATTCGATCGATCCGTTCCGGGCGTTTCGGCCAGGCTTATACGCGGATAGTGCTTGATCTGAATCGTCCCGTGCTGTTGAACAGCTTTCTATTGGCGCCGCAGGATGGCCAAGGGCATCGCCTGGTATTGGATTTGGTGAGCGCAAATCAGTCGCCAATTTCAGTAAAGGTTCCACGTGAAACACCCCCGGGTAAAGCTCATCCCAAGCGCAATATCATCGTTGTGGTTGATCCCGGGCACGGAGGAAAGGATCCGGGAGCGGTCGGCGCGAGAGGCGAGCGGGAAAAGGATGTGGTGCTTTCCATCGCTCAACTGCTCGCAAAACGCCTGAAAAAGGAGAAGGGGTTCGACGTCAAACTGGTGCGTAATGACGATTTCTTCGTACCGCTACGCAAACGTGTGGAGATCGCGCGCCAGCACAAGGCTGACATATTTATCTCGGTTCACGCCGATGCAGCGCCGAGACTGACCGCTTCGGGTGCATCGGTGTACTGCCTTTCTGAGGGCGGTGCCACATCGGCGACAGCGCGGTTCATGGCTCAACGTGAAAACGGCGCGGACCTGCTGGGCGCGACAAGTTTGCTCAATCTCAAAGACAAGGATCCGATGCTCGCTGGCGTCATCCTCGATATGTCGATGAGCGCCACTATTGCCGCCAGTTTGCAACTTGGCAGCACGATTCTCGGTAGCCTGGCCGGTATCACTACGCTGCATCAGAAACGCGTGGAGCAAGCCGGTTTTGCTGTACTGAAGTCGCCAGACGTACCATCGATCCTGGTAGAAACCGGCTTTATTTCCAATGTGCGTGACAGCCAGCGATTGGTCACGGCGAGGCACCAGCAAGCCGTTGCTGACGGCTTATTCGAAGGATTGCAGCGCTATTTTCAGAAGAATCCACCGATCGACAGTTACCTCGCCTGGCAACAGGAGCAACAAAAAACGCAGGTCTAA
- the folE2 gene encoding GTP cyclohydrolase FolE2, whose product MNSLTLPDIAAQATRQALTLEWVGMRGIALPVLLESQRLNAKVDAGVSLDDGEARGIHMSRLYLALETLEQDNLSPALLRYVLQRFVDSHEGLSKNAYLNIHTEILLKRPALVSPLAGWKSYQATISASLKNEMFHVELKIDVPYSSTCPCSAALARQLIQQQFIDDFANKPLQHADVLTWLGSTQGIIATPHSQRSTAQLHVHLDEFIDELPLSALINDAEAALGTAVQTAVKRADEQAFALANGQNLMFCEDAARRLNLALRRSPGVSAFHLRVIHAESLHAHDAVAESHWHREHA is encoded by the coding sequence ATGAATTCGCTGACACTTCCGGATATCGCTGCGCAGGCTACGCGCCAGGCGCTAACACTCGAATGGGTGGGCATGCGCGGCATCGCGTTGCCAGTCTTGTTAGAGAGCCAACGCTTGAATGCCAAAGTCGATGCAGGTGTAAGCCTTGATGACGGCGAGGCACGTGGCATTCATATGTCACGACTGTATCTGGCATTGGAAACCCTTGAGCAGGACAACCTTAGCCCTGCCTTGCTGCGTTACGTACTTCAACGCTTCGTTGATAGCCATGAAGGTTTATCCAAGAACGCATACCTGAATATCCACACAGAAATACTGTTGAAGAGACCCGCCTTGGTCAGTCCTTTGGCCGGTTGGAAATCGTATCAAGCGACAATTTCAGCCAGCCTGAAAAACGAAATGTTCCACGTGGAACTTAAAATCGATGTGCCCTACTCTTCGACGTGCCCTTGTTCTGCAGCCCTCGCAAGACAATTGATCCAGCAACAATTCATCGACGACTTCGCAAACAAGCCGCTACAACACGCCGATGTTTTAACTTGGCTCGGCTCGACCCAGGGCATCATCGCCACGCCCCACAGTCAACGCAGCACCGCACAACTCCATGTTCATCTCGATGAATTCATCGATGAATTGCCGCTGAGTGCACTCATCAACGACGCCGAAGCAGCCCTCGGAACAGCCGTCCAAACCGCCGTAAAGCGCGCTGACGAACAAGCCTTCGCACTCGCCAATGGGCAGAATCTGATGTTCTGCGAGGACGCCGCGCGTCGACTGAATCTCGCACTGCGTCGCTCTCCCGGCGTCAGTGCTTTTCATCTGCGAGTGATTCACGCCGAAAGCCTGCACGCACACGATGCCGTTGCTGAAAGCCATTGGCATCGGGAGCACGCATGA
- a CDS encoding metal ABC transporter ATP-binding protein, which translates to MIRCQSLSWGAPGQPLTSPLSLELDSGSLTAIIGANGCGKSSLLKVIAGLQKPLAGNVTLSVPRQSGLSFLPQQQHLDRQFPISLQDLVAAGFWGRRLSTQLRAQRLATAMENWHLSGLEDRPLMALSGGELQRALLARLSLTDSPVLLLDEPHAALDELGQRLLWQHIHAWHGEGRTLVVVCHDLAAVRQHIPKTLLMKNRNCVFGASAELIQQSPHTQVA; encoded by the coding sequence ATGATTCGCTGCCAATCATTGAGTTGGGGCGCACCCGGTCAACCGCTGACATCCCCCCTTAGTCTCGAACTCGACAGCGGAAGTCTCACGGCAATCATCGGTGCGAACGGCTGTGGCAAAAGCAGCCTGCTGAAAGTCATCGCCGGGCTGCAAAAGCCATTGGCAGGCAACGTCACCCTGAGTGTTCCACGCCAAAGCGGATTGTCCTTCCTCCCCCAGCAACAGCATCTGGATCGCCAGTTCCCCATCAGCCTCCAAGACTTGGTAGCCGCTGGTTTCTGGGGACGTCGACTGTCCACGCAATTGCGCGCTCAACGCCTCGCTACGGCAATGGAAAACTGGCACCTGAGTGGACTCGAAGATCGTCCGCTGATGGCCCTGTCCGGCGGAGAATTGCAACGTGCCCTGCTCGCTCGATTGAGTCTGACCGACTCACCTGTGCTGCTGCTCGACGAGCCCCATGCTGCACTTGATGAGCTAGGCCAACGGCTGCTATGGCAACACATCCACGCCTGGCATGGCGAAGGTCGAACATTGGTCGTGGTTTGCCATGACCTCGCCGCCGTCCGTCAACACATCCCAAAAACGCTGTTAATGAAAAACCGCAACTGCGTATTTGGCGCCAGCGCAGAACTCATCCAGCAGTCACCTCACACTCAGGTGGCCTGA
- a CDS encoding metal ABC transporter permease encodes MLTFAHFWQPFTEFVFMRRALLGGLVLACSTAPLGVFLILRRMSLIGDAVAHGILPGAALGFWFAGLSLPALTFGGLGAGLSMAGLAAWITRRTGLREDASLAAIYPISLASGVLILGIAGKRLDLLHLLFGSALAVDGPTLNGMLWVSAFSLIAMMLIYKPLLLDTLDPLFLRTVSRLGPLAHGVFLTLVVLNLVIGFQAIGALMVVGLMMLPAAASRFWSRRLPTLIAIAAIIGCVSVGFGLLVSFYYSLPSGPAIVLVAGTGYLLSVVFGPVHGLVRRPPLLTSQ; translated from the coding sequence ATGCTCACCTTCGCTCACTTCTGGCAACCGTTTACCGAGTTCGTCTTCATGCGCCGCGCGCTCCTCGGCGGCCTGGTATTGGCCTGCAGCACCGCACCACTCGGTGTGTTTCTGATCCTGCGACGCATGAGTCTGATAGGTGATGCCGTGGCCCACGGCATCCTCCCCGGCGCTGCATTGGGATTCTGGTTCGCCGGGCTGAGTCTGCCCGCGTTGACCTTTGGCGGTCTCGGCGCGGGTCTGAGCATGGCCGGTCTCGCCGCCTGGATTACCCGCCGTACAGGCCTGCGCGAAGACGCCAGCCTCGCGGCGATCTATCCCATATCGCTGGCCAGTGGCGTGTTGATTCTCGGCATCGCCGGCAAACGCCTCGACCTCTTGCATCTACTGTTCGGCTCGGCATTGGCTGTCGACGGACCAACCCTCAATGGCATGCTGTGGGTCTCGGCATTCAGCCTGATCGCGATGATGCTGATCTACAAACCCCTATTGCTCGACACCCTCGACCCATTGTTTTTAAGAACAGTGAGCCGCCTCGGTCCGCTCGCCCACGGCGTATTCCTGACCCTGGTTGTGCTGAATCTGGTAATTGGTTTCCAGGCGATCGGCGCGTTGATGGTGGTCGGATTGATGATGCTGCCCGCTGCCGCTTCTCGATTCTGGAGTCGCCGATTGCCGACCCTGATTGCCATCGCGGCGATCATCGGTTGCGTCTCGGTAGGGTTCGGCTTGCTCGTCTCTTTCTATTACTCGCTTCCTAGCGGCCCGGCCATCGTGCTGGTCGCTGGCACGGGTTATCTGCTGTCCGTGGTGTTCGGGCCGGTACACGGTTTGGTCCGCCGCCCGCCTTTGCTCACATCCCAATGA
- a CDS encoding metal ABC transporter substrate-binding protein, which yields MRALLVLFSLMLSMSLSAAEKMPVVTSFSILGDMVHQVGGEHIQIINMVGPDADAHTYEPTPDDAKALLKAKLIIKNGLGFEPWLDRLVNSTDTQATVISASHGVIPRSLDEDGETITDPHAWHNLANAELYIANITKALIVADPANKADYERNSKTYLKQIYALLAEAKTKLGSLPPGNRKIVTSHDAFGYLGQAYGIDFMAPQGLSTERDPSAAEVAALITQIRQAKVKAVFMENIKDARLLKQIADESGAHIGGTLYSDALAASGPASTFTGLFEYNLNTLYNALSQP from the coding sequence ATGCGCGCTCTACTTGTGCTGTTCAGTTTGATGCTGTCGATGTCCTTGTCGGCGGCGGAGAAAATGCCGGTGGTCACCAGTTTCAGCATCCTCGGCGACATGGTGCATCAGGTCGGCGGCGAGCATATTCAGATCATCAACATGGTCGGGCCTGACGCTGACGCTCACACCTATGAGCCGACTCCGGACGACGCCAAAGCGCTGCTCAAAGCCAAACTGATCATCAAGAACGGCTTGGGTTTCGAGCCGTGGCTGGATCGACTCGTGAACAGCACCGACACCCAAGCCACAGTCATCAGTGCCAGCCATGGCGTGATTCCACGTTCACTCGATGAGGACGGTGAAACCATTACCGACCCGCACGCCTGGCACAATCTGGCCAACGCCGAGTTGTACATCGCCAACATCACCAAGGCACTGATCGTCGCTGATCCGGCGAACAAGGCCGACTACGAGCGCAACAGCAAAACCTACCTGAAGCAGATCTACGCCCTGCTCGCCGAAGCCAAGACCAAGCTCGGTTCGCTACCACCGGGCAACCGCAAGATCGTCACCAGCCACGATGCGTTCGGTTATCTCGGCCAAGCTTACGGCATCGATTTCATGGCCCCGCAGGGACTTTCCACAGAACGCGACCCTTCCGCTGCAGAAGTTGCCGCACTGATTACCCAAATCCGCCAAGCCAAAGTCAAAGCGGTGTTCATGGAAAACATCAAGGACGCACGCCTGCTCAAGCAAATCGCCGACGAAAGCGGCGCGCACATCGGCGGGACGTTGTACTCCGACGCCCTCGCCGCCAGCGGCCCGGCCAGTACCTTCACCGGGCTGTTCGAATACAACCTCAACACTCTTTACAACGCGCTGAGCCAACCATGA
- a CDS encoding DapH/DapD/GlmU-related protein, whose product MIRKNPSGDLPQIAESAYVDKTAIICGKVVIGENVFVGPYAVIRADEVDASGEMKAITIGANSNIQDGVVIHSKSGAAVTIGEFSSIAHRSIVHGPCVVGDRVFIGFNSVLFNCVVGDGCVVRHNSVVDGRDLPDAFYVPSTTRIGPSTDLSLFPPVSVSASEFSEDVARTNVDLVRGYKALQNEF is encoded by the coding sequence ATGATCCGCAAGAATCCTTCAGGCGATCTCCCACAAATCGCCGAGTCGGCCTACGTCGATAAAACCGCGATCATCTGCGGCAAAGTGGTGATTGGCGAAAACGTCTTCGTCGGTCCCTACGCAGTCATCCGCGCTGACGAAGTGGACGCTTCGGGCGAGATGAAGGCGATCACCATCGGAGCCAATTCAAATATCCAGGACGGCGTGGTGATCCACTCCAAATCCGGTGCGGCGGTGACCATCGGCGAATTCAGCTCCATCGCCCACCGCTCGATCGTCCATGGTCCCTGCGTGGTTGGCGACCGCGTCTTCATCGGCTTCAACAGCGTGCTGTTCAATTGCGTGGTCGGCGACGGCTGTGTGGTGCGGCACAACTCGGTGGTCGATGGCCGTGATTTGCCGGACGCGTTCTACGTGCCCTCCACTACCCGGATCGGGCCGAGCACCGATCTTTCGTTATTCCCGCCGGTGAGTGTCAGCGCCTCAGAGTTTTCCGAGGATGTGGCGCGCACCAACGTCGATCTGGTGCGCGGCTATAAAGCCTTGCAGAACGAGTTTTGA
- a CDS encoding dihydroorotase: protein MSSVLIRNARLVNEGREFDADLLVSNGRIVKIARSIEGETARVEIDANGQWLLPGMIDDQVHFREPGGPAKGSIHSESRAAVAGGITSFMDMPNTKPATLTLEALADKKRRAAISSVANYGFHFGVSQDNLGTVAALNPSEVAGVKVFMGASTGNMLVDDPKILERLFAEVPTILLAHCEHTPSIDANAAHLRERFGNHLPPAAHALIRNAEACYRSSSLAVALARRYGTRLHVLHLTTARELELFEDKPLAQKRITAEVCLHHLLFDDRDYSSLGNLIKCNPAIKTQADRDALREALNSNRLDVIGSDHAPHTWDEKQRPYAEAPSGLPLVQHALPALLELVADRLLPITTLVAKTSHRVADLFAIPDRGYLREGYWADLVLVKPEMLDVSRQPVLSQCGWTPFAGRSFRHRVGTTLVSGQMAWHEGQLNEGCRGLPLRFMR, encoded by the coding sequence ATGAGCAGCGTGCTGATTCGCAACGCCAGACTGGTCAACGAGGGGCGTGAGTTTGACGCAGATTTACTCGTCAGCAACGGACGCATCGTCAAGATTGCCCGCAGCATCGAAGGTGAAACAGCGCGCGTGGAAATCGACGCCAACGGCCAATGGCTACTGCCGGGAATGATTGATGACCAAGTGCATTTCCGCGAACCCGGCGGGCCGGCCAAGGGCAGCATTCACAGCGAATCCCGCGCGGCGGTCGCGGGAGGCATCACCAGCTTCATGGACATGCCCAACACCAAGCCGGCCACCCTCACCCTCGAGGCACTGGCTGACAAGAAGCGCCGGGCGGCAATCAGTTCGGTGGCCAATTACGGTTTTCACTTTGGTGTGAGCCAGGACAATCTAGGGACCGTTGCCGCGCTCAATCCTAGTGAAGTGGCCGGGGTAAAAGTGTTCATGGGCGCGTCCACCGGCAACATGCTGGTGGATGACCCAAAGATTCTTGAACGACTGTTCGCCGAAGTACCGACGATTCTGTTAGCCCATTGCGAACACACGCCGAGTATCGACGCCAACGCGGCCCACCTGCGTGAACGGTTTGGTAATCATCTGCCTCCTGCGGCTCATGCACTGATTCGCAATGCCGAAGCGTGTTATCGCTCCTCCTCACTGGCCGTGGCCCTGGCGAGACGCTACGGCACGCGCCTGCATGTTTTACATCTGACTACCGCCCGTGAACTGGAACTGTTCGAGGACAAACCTCTGGCGCAAAAACGCATCACTGCCGAGGTCTGCCTGCACCATTTGTTGTTCGATGATCGCGACTACTCAAGCCTCGGCAACCTGATCAAATGCAATCCGGCGATCAAGACTCAGGCCGACCGCGATGCGTTGCGTGAAGCGTTAAACAGCAATCGACTGGATGTCATCGGCAGTGATCATGCCCCCCATACGTGGGACGAAAAGCAGCGTCCCTACGCAGAAGCGCCTTCGGGGTTGCCATTGGTGCAGCACGCTCTGCCGGCGTTGCTGGAACTCGTGGCGGATCGTTTGCTGCCGATCACCACGCTAGTGGCGAAGACCAGCCATCGAGTGGCGGATCTGTTTGCGATTCCGGATCGTGGTTATCTGCGTGAGGGGTATTGGGCGGATCTGGTATTGGTTAAACCAGAGATGCTGGATGTGTCGCGGCAACCGGTTCTGTCGCAGTGTGGATGGACGCCGTTTGCCGGTCGAAGCTTTCGGCATCGGGTGGGGACGACGTTGGTGTCAGGGCAGATGGCCTGGCACGAGGGCCAGCTGAATGAGGGATGTCGAGGGTTGCCGCTGCGGTTTATGCGTTGA
- a CDS encoding DUF3617 domain-containing protein → MNVRLLGLALGLGLALPVIAQAQMLQPGLWEMTSSNVKVDDQPMDVQSILGQLQGQMTPQQRALLEKNGINIGGKGIRACLTPEQVATNDIPLADPQSGCKQQITERSGNQWKFRFSCPKAQGTGVATFQSDREFTTVANGTFNAIGINQKGSLETRAVWLGQDCGAVKPRA, encoded by the coding sequence ATGAACGTTCGTCTGCTGGGTTTGGCGCTGGGCCTGGGTTTGGCATTGCCGGTGATTGCGCAGGCGCAAATGCTGCAGCCGGGGTTGTGGGAAATGACTTCGAGTAATGTGAAAGTCGATGACCAGCCAATGGATGTGCAATCGATCCTGGGTCAGCTCCAGGGCCAGATGACGCCGCAACAGCGAGCGTTGCTGGAGAAAAACGGCATCAATATCGGTGGCAAAGGCATCCGCGCCTGCCTGACGCCTGAGCAAGTGGCGACCAACGATATTCCGCTGGCCGATCCGCAATCGGGCTGCAAGCAGCAGATCACCGAGCGCAGCGGCAACCAGTGGAAATTCCGTTTCAGTTGCCCGAAAGCGCAGGGCACCGGGGTGGCTACATTCCAGAGTGACCGGGAATTCACGACGGTTGCCAACGGCACGTTCAACGCGATCGGGATCAATCAGAAAGGTAGCCTGGAAACCCGCGCAGTGTGGCTGGGCCAGGACTGCGGCGCGGTGAAACCAAGAGCTTAA
- the cls gene encoding cardiolipin synthase, translating to MDYFGPHIFGYLIALIHTLGMIAAIHAVLTVRTAQGSIAWALSLIFIPYLTLIPYLVFGRSTFDGYIKARRQANEQMRQAISELNWRPWVEEALTARASSAYASLRAMPKLGRMPCLANNEVQLLVNGNETFNAIFQAIDQAKEAVLIQFFIIHDDRLGQRLRDLLLKKAAEGVSIHLLYDGIGSHALPHSYVQALRDGGVEVKAFATRSGWLNRFQVNFRNHRKIVVVDGVVGFVGGHNVGDEYMGEKPPLAPWRDTHVKVRGPVVACMQESFAEDWFWAARTLPPLILPDEYPDDGVLCQLLATGPADAYESCSLFFVEAIHAATERVWITSPYFIPDEAVFAALRLAVLRGVDVRLLLPSRPDHRIVYAASSLYAFEAVRAGVRVFRYEPGFLHQKVVLIDSEISAIGSANLDNRSFRLNFEVMLLTVDSAFAGEVEQMLNADFEQAYEVAKEESREVHRLQQVGMRIARLISPIL from the coding sequence ATGGATTATTTTGGACCGCACATTTTCGGTTATTTGATCGCCCTGATACACACCCTCGGTATGATCGCCGCCATTCACGCGGTGCTGACGGTGCGCACGGCTCAAGGGTCGATCGCCTGGGCATTGTCGCTGATCTTCATTCCTTACCTGACGCTTATTCCGTACCTGGTGTTCGGTCGCAGCACCTTCGATGGTTACATCAAGGCGCGCCGCCAGGCCAACGAACAGATGCGCCAGGCCATCTCCGAACTCAATTGGCGCCCCTGGGTAGAAGAAGCCCTCACCGCGCGCGCCTCGAGTGCCTACGCTTCCTTGCGCGCGATGCCGAAACTGGGGCGTATGCCGTGTCTGGCGAACAACGAAGTCCAGTTGCTGGTGAACGGCAACGAAACGTTCAACGCGATTTTCCAGGCCATCGATCAGGCGAAGGAAGCAGTGCTGATCCAGTTCTTCATCATCCATGACGATCGCCTTGGCCAACGCCTGCGTGACTTGTTGCTGAAGAAAGCTGCCGAAGGCGTGTCCATTCACCTGCTCTACGACGGAATCGGCAGCCACGCCCTGCCCCACAGTTATGTGCAGGCGCTGCGTGATGGCGGCGTCGAGGTCAAAGCGTTCGCCACGCGCAGCGGCTGGCTCAATCGCTTCCAGGTCAACTTCCGCAATCACCGAAAAATCGTCGTGGTCGATGGCGTGGTCGGATTTGTCGGCGGGCACAACGTCGGCGATGAATACATGGGCGAGAAACCGCCGCTGGCACCGTGGCGCGACACTCACGTAAAAGTGCGCGGCCCGGTAGTAGCGTGCATGCAGGAATCCTTTGCCGAAGACTGGTTCTGGGCCGCGCGCACGCTGCCGCCGCTGATCCTGCCGGACGAATACCCGGACGACGGTGTGCTCTGCCAATTGCTCGCCACTGGCCCTGCAGACGCCTACGAAAGCTGTTCGCTGTTCTTTGTCGAAGCCATTCACGCAGCGACAGAGCGGGTGTGGATCACCAGCCCTTACTTCATTCCGGATGAAGCCGTGTTTGCGGCGTTGCGGCTGGCGGTGTTGCGCGGTGTCGATGTTCGCCTGTTGCTACCGTCGCGTCCCGACCACCGCATCGTCTACGCCGCGTCCAGCCTGTATGCCTTTGAGGCTGTGCGTGCAGGCGTGCGGGTGTTCCGTTACGAGCCCGGTTTCCTGCATCAGAAAGTGGTGTTGATCGACAGCGAGATCAGTGCAATCGGCAGCGCCAATCTGGACAATCGTTCGTTCCGGCTGAATTTCGAAGTGATGCTGTTGACGGTCGACAGTGCTTTCGCGGGCGAAGTCGAACAGATGCTCAACGCCGACTTCGAACAGGCCTACGAAGTGGCCAAAGAAGAAAGCCGGGAAGTCCACCGCCTGCAACAGGTCGGCATGCGGATCGCCCGGCTGATCTCGCCGATTCTCTGA